ACTAACCTTTCTGACTCTTCTATAATTTGGATTTCCAATTCCCCATACTTCTGTCTATCCTCCTCCATGAACTCTTTGATATCCTTGACAAGTTGCTCACAATCGACAGTGGTTTTCATAACAGTTTCATCTCCATCGAACTTGACCTTATTCCcttctggaacatttccaTTCTTATCGTTTTGAGTATACCCATTGGGAAAGGCAGTTCTGACGATCTGGATTGTGTTTTTTAGTGAGTGAGAGCTCAGGTGAATAgcatactgaaaaaattgtattcagaAGCTTATGCTTAAATGTATTACTCTTGATTGTATGTTCGCAATCTCTTGAACTACTTGGTCAACATTTATATAAGATTCTTCCATTTTAAACAACttgcaaaaatctgaaatttggataTATAGTTAAAGTATATCATTGTAAGCTGTTTCCGAACCTCCAAACTTCGCCAATTCCTCGTAGACGAAAACTGCTGAACTTGGTTGTTTTCCTTCAACTGGTTCGTCGATCACGGTAAAAATACTGTA
This is a stretch of genomic DNA from Caenorhabditis elegans chromosome V. It encodes these proteins:
- the F35F10.6 gene encoding DUF2470 domain-containing protein (Confirmed by transcript evidence) translates to MMEDDAEGEIGDMLSMCNRQPFLMSLYSIFTVIDEPVEGKQPSSAVFVYEELAKFGDFCKLFKMEESYINVDQVVQEIANIQSRYAIHLSSHSLKNTIQIVRTAFPNGYTQNDKNGNVPEGNKVKFDGDETVMKTTVDCEQLVKDIKEFMEEDRQKYGELEIQIIEESERNLDGYAYFSFLKFVPCGTIHLRIPPLKESCTKEVINKVIERIMRSFWKYC